Proteins encoded in a region of the Frondihabitans sp. 762G35 genome:
- a CDS encoding helicase HerA-like domain-containing protein, producing MSDAAETARLEAEAAVAAAETAKREADEALARAQERAAEAAALASAAAEAAAAATASSGPVAPAVETAGPLDADQVARIRAGYSFDGPALEMGALVNGDALADVPVRIPLAMLNRHGLVAGATGTGKTKTLQVLAEQLSRAGVPVFAADIKGDLSGIASPGESNEKLLERTRGIGQDWSPEAAPTEYFALGGRGTGIPVRATVSGFGPLLLSKVLGLNATQESSLGLVFHYAEQAGLPLLDLTDLRAVLTFLTSDAGKVELEDLGGLSSATVGVILRELVTFADQGADLFFGEPEIDTAEFLRLAPDGRGIVSLLELPGVATQPALFSTFLMWMLADLYNDLPEVGDLDKPKLVFFFDEAHLLFRDASKDFLTQITQTVRLIRSKGVGIVFVTQTPKDVPGEILAQLGSRVQHQLRAFTPDDAKALKATVSTYPSSGYDLAEVLQGLATGEAIVTVMNEKGAPSPVAWTRLRAPRSSMAPTPEATMQQTVASSPLLATYGTAIDRESAREILTAKLEAASQADRAKVEAEQRVKEEALAAKEAEAKAKQDARAEAVAAKERATAQAAFERQQREFEKTEKARQTRASSTRSRASTTRAQGAGSMIEDLLGSSTGKTIVREMVKGIFGTLRRR from the coding sequence ATGAGCGACGCCGCCGAAACCGCACGCCTCGAAGCGGAGGCGGCTGTGGCCGCCGCCGAGACCGCCAAGAGGGAGGCGGACGAGGCCCTGGCGCGGGCGCAGGAGCGTGCGGCGGAGGCTGCGGCTCTGGCGAGTGCGGCCGCCGAGGCGGCAGCCGCGGCGACGGCGAGCAGTGGTCCCGTGGCTCCTGCGGTCGAGACCGCCGGGCCCCTCGACGCCGACCAGGTCGCCAGGATCCGCGCCGGCTACTCCTTCGACGGCCCCGCGCTCGAGATGGGTGCGCTCGTCAACGGCGACGCGCTCGCCGACGTGCCCGTGCGCATCCCGCTCGCCATGCTCAATCGGCACGGACTCGTCGCCGGAGCCACCGGCACCGGCAAGACGAAGACGCTGCAGGTCCTGGCCGAGCAGCTCTCCCGCGCGGGCGTGCCCGTCTTCGCCGCGGACATCAAGGGCGACCTCTCGGGGATCGCCAGCCCGGGGGAGTCGAACGAAAAGCTGCTGGAGCGCACGCGGGGGATCGGCCAGGACTGGTCGCCCGAGGCCGCGCCCACGGAGTACTTCGCGCTCGGCGGACGGGGGACGGGGATCCCCGTGCGGGCCACGGTGTCGGGCTTCGGCCCGCTCCTGCTCAGCAAGGTCCTCGGGCTCAACGCCACGCAGGAGTCGAGCCTCGGGCTCGTCTTCCACTACGCCGAGCAGGCGGGCCTGCCGCTCCTCGACCTCACCGACCTCCGTGCCGTGCTGACCTTTCTCACGAGTGACGCCGGGAAGGTCGAGCTCGAGGACCTCGGGGGCCTCAGCTCGGCGACCGTCGGCGTGATCCTGCGCGAGCTCGTCACGTTCGCCGACCAGGGTGCGGACCTCTTCTTCGGCGAGCCGGAGATCGACACGGCCGAGTTCCTCCGCCTCGCGCCCGACGGCCGCGGCATCGTCAGCCTCCTGGAGCTCCCCGGGGTGGCCACGCAGCCGGCGCTCTTCTCGACCTTCCTGATGTGGATGCTCGCCGACCTCTACAACGACCTGCCGGAGGTCGGCGACCTCGACAAGCCGAAGCTGGTCTTCTTCTTCGACGAGGCGCACCTGCTCTTCCGCGACGCGTCCAAGGACTTCCTGACGCAGATCACCCAGACCGTGCGCCTCATCCGCTCGAAGGGGGTCGGCATCGTCTTCGTCACGCAGACGCCGAAGGACGTCCCGGGCGAGATCCTGGCGCAGCTCGGCTCCCGCGTGCAGCACCAGCTCCGTGCGTTCACGCCCGACGACGCCAAGGCCCTCAAAGCCACCGTGTCGACCTATCCGTCGAGCGGCTACGACCTCGCCGAGGTGCTCCAGGGTCTCGCCACGGGCGAGGCGATCGTGACGGTCATGAACGAGAAGGGGGCGCCATCGCCGGTCGCGTGGACGCGGCTCCGGGCGCCCCGGAGCTCGATGGCGCCGACACCCGAGGCGACGATGCAGCAGACGGTCGCGTCGTCCCCGCTCCTCGCGACCTACGGAACCGCGATCGACCGCGAGTCGGCCCGCGAGATCCTGACGGCGAAGCTCGAGGCCGCGTCGCAGGCCGACAGGGCGAAGGTCGAGGCCGAGCAGCGCGTGAAGGAGGAGGCGCTCGCGGCCAAGGAGGCCGAGGCGAAGGCCAAGCAGGATGCCCGTGCCGAGGCCGTCGCCGCCAAGGAGCGTGCCACGGCCCAGGCCGCCTTCGAGCGCCAGCAGCGCGAGTTCGAGAAGACGGAGAAGGCCCGGCAGACCCGCGCCTCGTCGACGCGATCCCGTGCCTCCACCACGCGGGCCCAGGGGGCGGGGTCAATGATCGAGGACCTCCTCGGGTCGTCGACCGGCAAGACGATCGTCCGCGAGATGGTCAAGGGGATCTTCGGCACGCTGCGCCGTCGCTGA
- a CDS encoding phosphatase PAP2 family protein has product MTDSTDERRIALRVQRRWPFVSALGGLGLALLLGWLVTLRRGRLEIDTEWMAEIVEHRSPLWEVPALVMNFLGGGWFGIFVVPIVIALLLVVRRRRWAALYFVLASVLSAGVVQLLKHLFGRARPLDILVASDFGSFPSGHVANAVTIAVTLGVILRRTRVWVAGVVYSVLMLLSRTYLGAHWLSDTVGGVLIGAGVAVVLWAPFAYRLLAERHRLEKRAAAPAGS; this is encoded by the coding sequence ATGACCGACTCCACCGACGAGCGCCGGATCGCTCTCCGGGTCCAGCGACGATGGCCCTTCGTCTCCGCCCTGGGCGGCCTCGGCCTGGCGCTCCTCCTGGGCTGGCTCGTCACGCTCCGTCGGGGCCGGCTCGAGATCGACACCGAGTGGATGGCCGAGATCGTGGAGCACCGGTCGCCGCTGTGGGAGGTCCCGGCCCTCGTCATGAACTTCCTCGGCGGAGGCTGGTTCGGGATCTTCGTCGTGCCGATCGTCATCGCGCTCCTCCTGGTGGTCCGCAGGAGACGCTGGGCGGCCCTCTATTTCGTCCTGGCGTCCGTGCTGAGCGCCGGTGTCGTCCAGCTGCTCAAGCACCTGTTCGGCCGGGCGCGCCCCCTCGACATCCTCGTCGCGAGCGACTTCGGGTCGTTCCCGTCCGGGCACGTGGCGAACGCCGTCACGATCGCCGTGACGCTGGGCGTGATCCTCCGCCGCACCCGGGTGTGGGTCGCCGGCGTCGTCTACTCCGTGCTCATGCTCCTCAGCCGCACCTACCTGGGGGCCCACTGGCTCTCGGACACCGTCGGCGGCGTCCTGATCGGCGCGGGAGTGGCGGTCGTCCTCTGGGCGCCGTTCGCGTACCGGCTCCTCGCGGAACGACACCGGCTCGAAAAACGAGCGGCGGCGCCCGCGGGCTCCTAG
- a CDS encoding multidrug effflux MFS transporter, which produces MTIVVHPGDSLTRRQRLVYVVVLGALTALGPATIDLYLPAFPALQSDFGVTTAVIQLTLTATTIGFALGQLLVGPWSDRVGRRIPLITASTVHVIASIGVAIAPSIELLGLFRVLQGMGAAAGGVVAMALVRDLFGGKPLVRMLSRLALVNGLAPLLAPLIGSQLLRVTSWRGIFVFLAAYGVFVVLAAVFFIVETLPRELRQEAGHSTLRQRYRVLFGDRIFVGVALIGAMVFSGLFAYLSSSSFLFQEVYGMSAQQYGLLFAINSLGIVIGVQVSARLAQRFGPQWILAGSTSVMFLSAIAIVVLDLAQVGLAGVLVPLWLFICSCGFSFPQVQVLALANHGKEAGTAASLLGALNFGLAGLISPIVGVLGITTAAPMGAVMVATTFIAILGLWILVRPRTVPALGH; this is translated from the coding sequence GTGACCATCGTCGTGCACCCGGGAGACTCTCTCACCCGGCGCCAGCGTCTCGTCTACGTCGTCGTGCTGGGGGCGCTCACGGCTCTCGGGCCGGCGACCATCGACCTCTACCTGCCCGCGTTCCCGGCGCTCCAGAGCGACTTCGGGGTGACGACGGCCGTCATCCAGCTCACGCTGACGGCGACGACGATCGGCTTCGCGCTCGGGCAGCTCCTCGTCGGCCCGTGGAGCGACCGGGTGGGTCGCCGGATCCCGCTCATCACGGCGAGCACGGTGCACGTCATCGCCAGCATCGGCGTCGCGATCGCTCCGAGCATCGAGCTCCTCGGGCTCTTCCGCGTCCTCCAGGGAATGGGCGCGGCCGCCGGTGGCGTCGTCGCCATGGCGCTCGTCCGCGATCTCTTCGGAGGCAAGCCGCTCGTGCGCATGCTGTCGCGGCTCGCGCTCGTCAACGGACTCGCGCCGCTCCTCGCCCCGCTCATCGGGTCGCAGCTCCTGCGCGTCACCAGCTGGCGGGGGATCTTCGTCTTCCTCGCGGCGTACGGCGTCTTCGTGGTGCTGGCCGCGGTCTTCTTCATCGTCGAGACCCTGCCCCGGGAGCTCCGGCAGGAGGCGGGGCACTCGACGCTCCGTCAGCGCTACCGCGTCCTGTTCGGCGACCGCATCTTCGTCGGCGTCGCGCTGATCGGCGCGATGGTCTTCTCCGGCCTCTTCGCGTACCTCTCGTCCTCGTCGTTCCTCTTCCAGGAGGTCTACGGCATGAGCGCCCAGCAGTACGGGCTGCTGTTCGCGATCAACTCGCTCGGGATCGTGATCGGGGTGCAGGTGTCGGCGCGGCTGGCTCAGCGCTTCGGGCCGCAGTGGATCCTCGCGGGCTCGACGAGCGTCATGTTCCTCTCGGCGATCGCCATCGTGGTCCTCGACCTGGCTCAGGTCGGTCTCGCGGGCGTGCTCGTGCCGCTCTGGCTCTTCATCTGCTCGTGCGGCTTCTCGTTCCCGCAGGTGCAGGTGCTGGCCCTCGCCAACCACGGGAAGGAGGCGGGAACCGCCGCGTCGCTGCTCGGCGCCCTCAACTTCGGCCTCGCCGGCCTGATCTCGCCGATCGTCGGCGTCCTGGGGATCACGACCGCGGCTCCGATGGGTGCCGTGATGGTCGCCACGACATTCATCGCGATCCTCGGGCTGTGGATCCTCGTCCGCCCCAGGACGGTCCCGGCGCTCGGCCACTGA
- a CDS encoding LCP family protein has product MTTTPDVVSHPAPSRSSRRRSRRRRRARMKALVTVGVLVAMLVAVVGGAAVLVQQVVGKNLTTIPVSEAFPDEKGRPAPVGGAQNILLLGSDSRVESDARDLLAKGAQRSDVMMLVHVPADGSHVSIMSIMRDLWLPVPGHGEAKVNAALAWGGTALSIQTVETFLGARIDHVAIIDFEGLSDMTTALGGVPVDNRAPFTTTNPELGGPFFFPGGPVSLEGEKALAFVRERKAFATGDYQRVANQQALLRGILDRAISRDVLADPQALTAFASETSKNLTVDAGFTLPRIASLAYSLRGLDSSGFSFFTVPTGGTGTSPDGQSIVTVDPEATERLRQALRTDTVRDFERSLVRAK; this is encoded by the coding sequence ATGACCACGACCCCCGATGTCGTCTCGCACCCCGCCCCCTCCCGATCCTCCCGCCGTCGCAGCCGGCGCCGGCGCCGTGCCCGGATGAAGGCCCTCGTCACGGTGGGCGTCCTCGTGGCGATGCTGGTGGCCGTCGTCGGGGGCGCCGCCGTGCTCGTCCAGCAGGTGGTCGGCAAGAACCTCACGACCATCCCCGTCTCCGAGGCCTTCCCCGACGAGAAGGGCCGACCCGCTCCCGTCGGCGGAGCCCAGAACATCCTGCTCCTGGGGAGCGACTCCCGAGTCGAGAGCGACGCTCGAGACCTCCTCGCGAAGGGGGCGCAGCGCTCCGACGTGATGATGCTCGTCCACGTGCCGGCCGACGGGTCGCACGTCTCGATCATGTCGATCATGCGCGACCTCTGGCTCCCCGTCCCCGGTCACGGCGAGGCCAAGGTGAACGCCGCGCTCGCCTGGGGCGGCACAGCGCTGTCGATCCAGACCGTCGAGACCTTCCTCGGGGCGCGGATCGACCACGTGGCCATCATCGACTTCGAGGGCCTCTCCGACATGACGACGGCCCTGGGGGGTGTCCCCGTCGACAACCGGGCGCCGTTCACGACGACGAACCCCGAGCTCGGCGGCCCCTTCTTCTTCCCCGGAGGCCCCGTGTCGCTCGAGGGCGAGAAGGCCCTCGCATTCGTGCGCGAGCGGAAGGCGTTCGCGACGGGCGACTACCAGCGCGTGGCCAACCAGCAAGCCCTCCTCCGGGGCATCCTCGACCGCGCGATCAGCCGTGACGTCCTCGCCGACCCGCAGGCGCTCACCGCGTTCGCGTCGGAGACCTCGAAGAACCTCACGGTCGACGCCGGCTTCACCCTCCCGCGGATCGCCTCGCTCGCCTACTCTCTCCGCGGTCTCGACTCCAGCGGCTTCTCGTTCTTCACCGTTCCCACGGGCGGGACGGGCACGTCACCCGACGGGCAGTCCATCGTGACGGTCGATCCGGAGGCGACCGAGAGGCTCCGGCAGGCCCTCCGCACCGACACGGTGCGCGACTTCGAGAGGAGCCTCGTCCGGGCCAAGTGA
- a CDS encoding sugar transferase, with protein MTLLTRTTTLPISRSDSSALPRADDAPSPKVAPPADRRSRSAARTAKRGVDVLGALVGLILLFPVFLAIALLVRLDSAGSPIYRQVRVGRDGRAFSIVKFRTMHLDSDARLAELKRRHRADGPLFKLEADPRVTPVGAVLRRFSLDELPQLWNVLRGDMSLVGPRPALPCEVATYCARAARRLEAVPGMTGPWQVGGRSTLTWEDGLALDLDYVDRWSLGYDVVVLLKTVRAVLLPVGAY; from the coding sequence TTGACCCTGCTGACGCGCACCACGACCCTCCCGATCTCGCGCTCCGACTCGTCCGCGCTCCCTCGGGCCGACGACGCCCCGTCCCCGAAGGTCGCCCCGCCCGCCGACAGGCGATCCCGGTCCGCGGCGCGCACGGCGAAACGCGGCGTCGACGTCCTGGGTGCCCTCGTCGGGCTCATCCTGCTCTTCCCGGTCTTCCTGGCGATCGCCCTCCTCGTCCGTCTCGACAGCGCGGGGTCGCCGATCTACCGCCAGGTGCGCGTCGGGCGTGACGGTCGAGCCTTCTCCATCGTCAAGTTCCGCACCATGCACCTCGACTCCGACGCCCGGCTGGCAGAGCTCAAACGGCGGCACCGAGCCGACGGTCCGCTCTTCAAGCTCGAGGCCGATCCGCGCGTCACGCCGGTCGGCGCCGTCCTGCGCCGCTTCTCCCTCGACGAGCTGCCCCAGCTGTGGAACGTGCTCCGCGGCGACATGAGCCTCGTCGGCCCTCGCCCGGCGCTTCCCTGCGAGGTCGCGACCTACTGCGCCCGGGCGGCGCGTCGGCTCGAGGCCGTCCCCGGCATGACCGGTCCCTGGCAGGTCGGCGGCCGGAGCACCCTCACGTGGGAGGACGGACTCGCACTCGACCTCGACTACGTCGATCGCTGGAGCCTCGGGTACGACGTCGTCGTCCTCCTCAAGACCGTCCGCGCCGTCCTCCTGCCCGTCGGCGCCTACTGA
- a CDS encoding cystathionine gamma-synthase has product MTHSFETRAIHDGQEFDPTTGAVVPPIYQTSTFVQDGIGGFRGGYEYARSANPTRDSLQTVLASLEGGSAAFSFASGLAAEDSLLRAVLSPGSRVVMGNDVYGGTHRLVNRVWKPWGITLDTVDMTDLDQVREAVQASQTTLLWVETPSNPMMKISDIGALAEIGHAAGALVVVDNTFASPYIQQPLALGADVVVHSTTKYLGGHSDTVGGALVVNDDDLAEKIGFVQFGVGAVSAPMEAWLTIRGIKTLGVRVDRHSENAQAVAEAVVGHPAVEKVYYPGLPEHPGHELASRQMKRFGGMLSIAVSGGAPAAKRFAESTEVFQLAESLGGVESLIGYPSEMTHASVRGTALEVPENLVRLSVGIESVDDLVADVTRALGTLG; this is encoded by the coding sequence GTGACCCACTCCTTCGAGACCCGCGCCATCCACGACGGCCAGGAGTTCGACCCGACGACGGGTGCCGTCGTCCCGCCGATCTACCAGACCTCCACGTTCGTGCAGGACGGCATCGGCGGGTTCCGCGGCGGCTACGAGTACGCGCGCTCGGCCAACCCCACGCGCGACTCCCTCCAGACGGTGCTCGCCAGCCTCGAGGGCGGCTCGGCCGCTTTCAGCTTCGCTTCCGGCCTCGCGGCCGAGGACTCCCTCCTCCGCGCCGTCCTCTCGCCCGGCTCGCGCGTCGTCATGGGCAACGACGTGTACGGCGGCACCCACCGGCTCGTCAACCGGGTCTGGAAGCCCTGGGGCATCACGCTCGACACCGTCGACATGACCGACCTCGACCAGGTCCGCGAGGCGGTGCAGGCGTCGCAGACGACCCTCCTGTGGGTCGAGACGCCGAGCAACCCGATGATGAAGATCAGCGACATCGGCGCCCTCGCCGAGATCGGGCACGCCGCCGGCGCGCTGGTCGTCGTCGACAACACCTTCGCCTCGCCCTACATCCAGCAGCCCCTCGCGCTGGGCGCCGACGTGGTCGTGCACTCCACGACGAAGTACCTCGGCGGCCACTCCGACACCGTCGGCGGCGCCCTGGTCGTGAACGACGACGACCTCGCCGAGAAGATCGGCTTCGTGCAGTTCGGCGTCGGTGCCGTGTCCGCTCCGATGGAGGCGTGGCTCACGATCCGGGGCATCAAGACGCTGGGAGTGCGGGTCGACCGCCACTCCGAGAACGCCCAGGCCGTCGCGGAGGCCGTGGTCGGGCATCCTGCGGTCGAGAAGGTCTACTACCCCGGTCTGCCGGAGCACCCGGGTCACGAGCTGGCCTCCCGCCAGATGAAGCGCTTCGGCGGCATGCTCTCCATCGCGGTCTCGGGAGGTGCCCCCGCGGCCAAGCGCTTCGCGGAGTCCACCGAGGTGTTCCAGCTCGCGGAGTCGCTCGGCGGCGTCGAGTCGCTCATCGGCTATCCGTCGGAGATGACGCACGCGTCGGTCCGCGGGACGGCCCTCGAGGTGCCGGAGAACCTCGTCCGGCTCTCGGTGGGCATCGAGTCGGTCGACGATCTCGTGGCCGACGTCACCCGCGCGCTCGGCACGCTCGGCTAG
- a CDS encoding cystathionine beta-synthase — translation MKYAESVLDLVGDTPLVKLNRLTEGIEATVLVKVEYLNPGGSSKDRIATRIIDAAEREGLLKPGGTIVEPTSGNTGVGLALVAQQRGYRCVFVLPDKVGEDKRNVLTAYGAEIVVTPTAVAPDSPESYYSVSDRLVTEIPGAFKPNQYFNPNGPLSHYETTGPEIWRDTEGRLTHFVAGIGTGGTISGTGRYLKEISGGAVRIVGADPEGSVYSGGSGRPYLVEGVGEDFWPGAYDGSVVDRIIAVSDARSFDLTRRLAREEGLLVGGSSGMAVAAALDVARELSADDVVVCLLPDGGRGYLGKIFNDRWMRSYGFSEVADERTVGDLIASKSGALPDLVHAHPGDTVRDVVQIMSKYGVSQMPVLSAEPPVVMGEVVGAVEEKALLEHVFSGAAQMTDRLEGFVGEPLPLIGLNESVSAARRALEKNDALLVTSDGKPAAVVTRHDLLAFLSE, via the coding sequence GTGAAGTACGCCGAATCCGTCCTCGACCTCGTGGGCGACACGCCCCTGGTGAAACTGAACCGGCTGACGGAAGGCATCGAGGCCACCGTCCTCGTCAAGGTCGAGTACCTCAACCCGGGTGGGTCGTCGAAGGACCGCATCGCGACGCGCATCATCGACGCCGCCGAGCGCGAGGGGCTGCTGAAGCCCGGCGGAACGATCGTCGAGCCCACGAGCGGCAACACGGGCGTCGGTCTCGCACTCGTCGCGCAGCAGCGCGGCTACCGGTGCGTCTTCGTGCTCCCCGACAAGGTCGGCGAAGACAAGCGGAACGTCCTCACCGCCTACGGCGCCGAGATCGTGGTCACGCCGACGGCCGTCGCGCCCGACAGCCCCGAGTCCTACTACAGCGTCTCCGATCGGCTCGTCACCGAGATCCCGGGCGCCTTCAAGCCCAACCAGTACTTCAACCCCAACGGCCCGCTCAGCCACTACGAGACCACCGGTCCGGAGATCTGGCGCGACACCGAGGGGCGCCTCACGCACTTCGTGGCCGGGATCGGGACCGGCGGCACCATCAGCGGCACCGGTCGCTACCTGAAGGAGATCAGCGGCGGCGCCGTGCGGATCGTGGGCGCCGATCCCGAGGGCAGCGTCTACTCCGGCGGCTCCGGCCGGCCCTACCTCGTCGAGGGCGTCGGCGAGGACTTCTGGCCGGGGGCCTACGACGGCAGCGTCGTCGACCGCATCATCGCGGTCTCCGACGCGCGATCGTTCGACCTCACCCGGCGACTCGCCCGCGAGGAGGGGCTGCTCGTCGGCGGCTCGAGCGGAATGGCCGTGGCGGCCGCGCTCGACGTGGCGCGCGAGCTCTCCGCCGACGACGTCGTGGTGTGCCTCCTGCCCGACGGCGGGCGCGGCTATCTCGGCAAGATCTTCAACGACCGCTGGATGCGGTCCTACGGCTTCAGCGAGGTCGCGGACGAGCGCACGGTCGGCGACCTGATCGCCTCGAAGAGCGGTGCCCTCCCGGACCTGGTGCACGCGCATCCCGGCGACACCGTGCGCGACGTGGTGCAGATCATGTCGAAGTACGGCGTCTCGCAGATGCCGGTCCTCTCGGCCGAGCCGCCCGTCGTGATGGGCGAGGTCGTCGGGGCCGTCGAGGAGAAGGCGCTCCTGGAGCACGTGTTCTCCGGTGCCGCTCAGATGACCGATCGCCTGGAGGGCTTCGTGGGGGAGCCGCTTCCGCTCATCGGCCTCAACGAGTCCGTGTCGGCAGCGCGTCGCGCCCTCGAGAAGAACGACGCGCTGCTCGTCACGAGCGACGGCAAGCCCGCAGCCGTCGTCACCCGCCACGACCTCCTCGCCTTCCTCTCCGAATGA
- a CDS encoding ABC transporter ATP-binding protein: MDSVASGGGMRGGGGRPGGSRVSGADIDAQKAANASAPKVPDLLRRIRSLFSPHKRALVVTVILVLVGAALSVVPPLLTQQAFDRGLFPRGGPDVPVLLRLVGLMVLLWVLSAAIGVWQTYLTATVGNKVMGALRIRLFGHLQRMELAFFTRTKTGVIQSRLQNDVGGVANVLSNTISSVLGNTVTVIAAFVAMLFLSWQMTIVAVVLLPVLVIAQRKVGQVRARIATATQESLSDMTAITQETLSVSGILLAKSFNQQRTEVERYAAENRTQIGLQVRQQMSGQWFFATVQIFLSIIPAVIYLVAAWLITRDVAVTAGTIVAFTTVQARLTFPLLGLLRVALDIQTSGALFARIFEYLDLTPAISDSHEPVPVPEAGLGRVGFDDVTFAYPDAEPGQKTLDGLTFDVEPGQFVAFVGPSGAGKTTVSYLIPRFYEASSGVVRFAGIDVRDLSQDDLVANIGIVSQETYLFHATIGDNLRYARPGATLEQLETAARQANIHETIMSFPDGYDTVVGERGYRLSGGEKQRIAIARVLLKDPAVLVLDEATSALDSVSERIVQEALDTAARGRTTIAIAHRLSTVRSADVIFVVKAGRIVERGTHDDLVALGGVYAELYDQQVGVAG; encoded by the coding sequence ATGGACTCGGTCGCCTCCGGAGGCGGCATGCGCGGTGGCGGCGGTCGCCCGGGCGGCAGCCGCGTGTCGGGTGCCGACATCGACGCCCAGAAGGCAGCCAACGCGTCCGCGCCCAAGGTCCCCGACCTGCTGCGCCGCATCCGCAGTCTCTTCTCGCCGCACAAGCGAGCCCTCGTGGTGACCGTGATCCTCGTCCTCGTGGGTGCCGCGCTCAGCGTCGTCCCACCGCTGCTGACGCAGCAGGCGTTCGACCGGGGCCTCTTCCCGCGGGGCGGGCCCGACGTGCCGGTGCTCCTGCGACTCGTGGGCCTGATGGTCCTGCTGTGGGTGCTCTCCGCGGCCATCGGCGTCTGGCAGACCTACCTCACGGCGACCGTGGGCAACAAGGTGATGGGCGCCCTCCGCATCCGGCTCTTCGGTCACCTCCAGCGGATGGAGCTCGCCTTCTTCACCCGCACCAAGACGGGAGTCATCCAGTCGCGGCTGCAGAACGACGTCGGCGGCGTGGCCAACGTGCTCAGCAACACGATCTCGTCCGTCCTCGGCAACACGGTGACCGTGATCGCCGCCTTCGTGGCCATGCTGTTCCTGAGCTGGCAGATGACCATCGTGGCCGTCGTGCTCCTGCCGGTCCTCGTGATCGCTCAGCGCAAGGTCGGCCAGGTGCGGGCGCGCATCGCCACGGCGACTCAGGAGTCGCTCTCCGACATGACGGCCATCACGCAGGAGACGCTGAGCGTGAGCGGCATCCTGCTGGCCAAGAGCTTCAACCAGCAGCGCACCGAGGTCGAGCGCTACGCGGCCGAGAACCGCACGCAGATCGGCCTCCAGGTGAGGCAGCAGATGAGCGGGCAGTGGTTCTTCGCCACGGTCCAGATCTTCCTGTCGATCATCCCCGCCGTCATCTACCTCGTCGCCGCGTGGCTCATCACGCGGGACGTCGCGGTCACGGCGGGCACGATCGTCGCCTTCACCACGGTGCAGGCGCGCCTGACGTTCCCGCTCCTCGGCCTGCTGCGCGTGGCGCTCGACATCCAGACGTCGGGGGCGCTCTTCGCCCGCATCTTCGAGTACCTCGACCTCACCCCCGCGATCAGCGACTCCCACGAGCCGGTCCCGGTACCCGAGGCGGGCCTCGGGCGGGTCGGGTTCGACGACGTCACCTTCGCCTATCCCGACGCCGAACCCGGTCAGAAGACGCTCGACGGGCTGACCTTCGACGTCGAGCCAGGGCAATTCGTCGCCTTCGTCGGGCCGAGCGGCGCCGGGAAGACGACCGTCTCCTACCTCATCCCGCGGTTCTACGAGGCGTCCAGCGGTGTCGTCCGGTTCGCCGGGATCGACGTCCGCGACCTCTCGCAGGACGACCTCGTCGCCAACATCGGCATCGTCAGCCAGGAGACCTATCTCTTCCACGCCACGATCGGCGACAACCTGCGGTACGCCCGTCCGGGGGCGACGCTCGAGCAGCTCGAGACGGCGGCGCGCCAGGCCAACATCCACGAGACGATCATGTCGTTCCCCGACGGGTACGACACGGTCGTGGGGGAGCGGGGCTACCGGCTCTCGGGGGGCGAGAAGCAGCGCATCGCCATCGCCCGCGTCCTGCTGAAAGATCCGGCGGTGCTCGTCCTCGACGAGGCGACGAGCGCGCTCGACTCCGTCTCGGAGCGCATCGTGCAGGAGGCGCTCGACACGGCCGCCCGGGGCCGGACGACGATCGCCATCGCGCACCGTCTCTCCACGGTCCGATCGGCCGACGTCATCTTCGTCGTGAAGGCCGGCCGGATCGTCGAGCGCGGAACGCACGACGACCTGGTCGCCCTGGGCGGCGTCTACGCCGAGCTCTACGACCAGCAGGTCGGCGTCGCCGGCTGA